A genomic region of Notamacropus eugenii isolate mMacEug1 chromosome 3, mMacEug1.pri_v2, whole genome shotgun sequence contains the following coding sequences:
- the TEF gene encoding thyrotroph embryonic factor isoform X1, translating to MNVPERSGSRGRGEGLSAPAQYSLTAAAAPSHSGLGQELQPSRARATMSDSGGAEKKPPLEAEAGSGREAVAERGPPGSFPLVLKKLMENPPREARLDKEKDKEKLEEDEAAAASTMAVSASLMPPIWDKTIPYDGESFHLEYMDLDEFLLENGIPASPTHLIQNVLLPVTELEGKESASSSTASPSSSSTMVFQPSETASSTESSVENERETPSPIDPNCVEVDVNFNPDPADLVLSSVPGGELFNPRKHKFAEEDLKPQPMIKKAKKVFVPDEQKDEKYWTRRKKNNVAAKRSRDARRLKENQITIRAAFLEKENTALRTEVAELRKEVGKCKSIVSKYETKYGPL from the exons ATGAATGTGCCGGAGCGCTCCGGGAgtcgggggaggggagaggggctgTCTGCGCCTGCGCAGTACAGCCTCACGGCAGCAGCGGCGCCTTCTCACAGCGGTCTCGGCCAGGAGCTGCAGCCGAGCCGGGCGCGGGCCACCATGTCCGACAGCGGCGGGGCCGAGAAGAAGCCTCCGCTGGAGGCTGAGGCCGGGTCAGGGAGGGAGGCGGTGGCAGAGCGGGGACCACCGGGCTCCTTCCCGCTGGTGCTGAAGAAGCTGATGGAGAACCCGCCGCGCGAGGCGAGGCTCG ATAAAGAAAAGGACAAGGAAAAACTGGAGGAAGATGAAGCGGCTGCGGCCAGCACCATGGCTGTGTCTGCCTCTCTCATGCCCCCGATCTGGGACAAGACGATCCCCTATGATGGGGAATCCTTCCACCTCGAGTACATGGACCTGGATGAGTTCTTGCTGGAGAATGGGATCCCAGCCAGCCCCACTCACCTGATTCAGAATGTGCTGCTGCCTGTGACAGAGTTGGAGGGGAAGGAGTCAGCCAGCTCTTCCACCGCTTCACCATCATCCTCTTCCACCATGGTCTTTCAGCCCTCAGAGACTGCCTCCAGCACAG AATCCTCTgtggaaaatgaaagagagacTCCCAGTCCCATTGACCCCAACTGTGTGGAGGTCGATGTgaactttaaccctgaccctgcAGACTTGGTGCTCTCCAGCGTGCCAGGGGGTGAACTCTTCAACCCTCGAAAGCACAAGTTTGCTGAAGAGGACCTGAAGCCTCAGCCGATGATCAAAAAGGCCAAGAAGGTTTTTGTCCCTGATGAGCAGAAG GATGAAAAATACTGGACGCGCCGGAAGAAGAACAACGTGGCCGCCAAGCGTTCCCGGGATGCCCGCAGGCTGAAGGAAAATCAGATCACCATCCGTGCTGCTTTCCTGGAGAAAGAGAACACAGCCCTCAGGACGGAGGTTGCCGAGTTGCGCAAGGAAGTGGGCAAATGCAAGAGCATCGTCTCCAAGTATGAGACGAAATATGGACCCTTGTAA